The Podospora bellae-mahoneyi strain CBS 112042 chromosome 7, whole genome shotgun sequence genomic sequence GCGACTCGCTCgacctcgtcgtcctcggcgcCTACTTTGGCAAGGGCAAGCGCACCTCTGTCTACGGCGCCTTTTTGCTGGCGTGCTACAACCCCGGCACGGACACGTACGAAACGGTCTGCAACATTGGCACCGGCTTCAGCGAGGCTGTGCTCGAGGAGCTGCATGCCCAGCTCTCCAAGATCACGATTGATCGCCCCAAGCCGTTTTACGCCCACAGCAGCGGGGGCCAGCACCAGCCGGACGTGTGGTTTGAACCTAAATATGTCTGGGAGGTCAAGACGGCGGACTTGACGCTGAGCCCGAGGTACAAGGCGgggatgaaggagggggttgaccCGAGCGGGGAGAAAGGGATCAGCTTGAGGTTTCCGAGGTTTATCAAGGTGAGGGATGACAAGAAGCCGGACGAGGCGACGAGCAGTCGGCAGGTGGCGGAGATGTATCGGAAGCAGGAGAGTGTGAGTAAGAGCAAGGGGCCgagtgtggatgatgatttTGAGTATTAGGTACTcattggaggaggggtgttTCTTGTTGTATAATCTTTTCGTCTTTATCATAAAAGTGAGGCATGGGAGTTTAAATGATAATCAGTCGTTGATATTGagagttgtggtggtgggttttttttttgtgctTGTATGTCTATGATTGTTTTGCATGTGTGGTCTGGTGGTCATTATCAATATTCTGTTTAGCTTTGGGATATATGGATGCCATGATCTTGATTAATACCAGCTtgagaggtggtgttgatgaaaatatagtgttttttttttttttcagttTTGGGCATTTTTGATTTTTGGCAAAGTGTAGTATGTATGGTCATGCgtgacaagaaaaagaaaaaaaggaactGGTGTCtactttagtttttttaCATCAACTGATGGAGGTATCTTACCTTTGGGGAGGTCGGTAGGTAAATGGTAGGAGTTGGGTAAGGGGATTTGGGAAGGATTTTTGTGACGACtgaaaggggttggtgatgctgagaaTGAGGTGAGCGGTGATTTTGGTGGAACATATCAAGGGAAGGGTGTAGATaaaaaaggaggagaaaacATGGCGGGTTGTGAGATGAGTGAAGGCTTGCTGATAGTCCTTTTACCGAGTGTGAAATGACATTCGGGGTTTAGCGTGCTGTGGTAGTCAACTCATGGAAAATAGTATAAAAAGACAAAAATTTGTTCTTGTTCCAATTCACCAGTGTGCTTTGTTGATGAAGGGGTCTCTCTGGGAGAACTTTGCGATGTATGTTTCCCTGTGACACCTCACAGACATGATCATAAGtaggggtgatgttggtatAATCAGTTGTAATGTTACAtgcctctttctcttttgtACATGCAGCGAATAAAGCCACGGGctgtctctctctgtctctctctctctctctctttttaaTACATCATCACACATGTTGTTGGTCTtgcccaacccatccaacctctcctcttcccctcccagtCAGATATAGCAAGACCATTCTTTCAAACAACCCAAATCCCCCACTTGCCCTCCTTACTCCATAACCACAGTAGCACCCAACTCCTTCATCGCCGCGACAAtcttctcggcctcgtccTTTGGTACCGACTCCTTCATGAGCTTGGGCGCGCTCTCGACAAACTTCTTGGAGTCTACTAGGGAGAGACCGAGCAGgttcttgacctccttgatGACCTTGGGCTTGGCGCCGGCGTCAAAGGCCATGAGCTTGACGGAGAAGAGAGTCTTTTCGGCGGCGGCCGGGGCGGCGTCCTCGGCTTCTTCGACGGCAGCGGGGGCGGCGGCtggggcagcggcggcagcgaaGCCACCGACGGGGAGGTCGGGGATGTTGAGGCGGGACTATAGGTagggaaggaaagaaaaaggccaCGTTAGTGACATGGTCTTCTTGTAATGTAGTCCCGTTCCGGTTATTGAATTCGGTTATCGGTGGTGGTAATTTGATATTGCCCCTCCAACCGTGTATATAATCCCCTCCTGGGAACATAATCCTACCTTCAAGCTCGCAACAAGGTCGGCCGTCTCCAAGAGGGTCAATTGGCTAATCTGGTCGACGATGGCCGAGATCTTGGGGCTGGCCTCGGTTGAGTTGTATCTCCTTTGGAGGGccacggcggaggaggtacGGAGGGGTGttctggcggcggtggtgcggAGCTGGCGGGCGCAGGATTGCGCGGCGTATCTGCACGAGACGGACATTTT encodes the following:
- the MNP1 gene encoding 54S ribosomal protein L12, mitochondrial (EggNog:ENOG503P1TG; COG:J; BUSCO:EOG09265HPJ), with protein sequence MSVSCRYAAQSCARQLRTTAARTPLRTSSAVALQRRYNSTEASPKISAIVDQISQLTLLETADLVASLKSRLNIPDLPVGGFAAAAAPAAAPAAVEEAEDAAPAAAEKTLFSVKLMAFDAGAKPKVIKEVKNLLGLSLVDSKKFVESAPKLMKESVPKDEAEKIVAAMKELGATVVME